A section of the Callithrix jacchus isolate 240 chromosome 14, calJac240_pri, whole genome shotgun sequence genome encodes:
- the LOC100392366 gene encoding tetratricopeptide repeat protein 39B-like isoform X3 yields MSLTLSKRKNDQEDKFEDARESIPVATTMNLLSSLEECTTGLYLFLNNRFSDAINLIHPWSKNSMYHSLMYGFFMVVKAILTFEPQDLQIGMTAAKDALNTCNNFRKKTKMTLSHLVSKQEITAITEEELHAEVCYAECLILKSFMSFIQDESMLAFLKSGISVGSSYQIYKDCQQVLTLIPDNHSKTHKHLVGGIKFGLGAFNLMLSLVPPRTLKLLNIVGYSGDREVGLSLLHESASETHINNIVSLLTLLFYYNYIYVDCGVEKVYNSATEDLFLVYLQKFPNSVIFKFFHARFSMLKGDFANARLKLQECIFTQNEWKQVHHLCYWEFMWCHILQQDWRQAYHYANLLYQQSRWSKAIYMYSKAIILALLPSDFVKSVSEDINSLFLKVEGLRIKFLGSSVPIEKFVAGKGQRYGTTTGWFTAQPLLEFIYAWSGFRVMSKKVELISSWLSIIDRGEDLLQENPHKECGTDDISLLNLLKGLCLKHLGKYKTAEYYFNRVIQKEKLLKYDHYLVPYTYYELGILHYLKGDYARATKNLDKVRNYKDYSMEAQLQFRTHIALEQIAKEK; encoded by the coding sequence ATGTCACTTActctaagtaaaagaaaaaatgatcagGAGGACAAGTTTGAAGATGCCCGTGAAAGTATCCCTGTGGCAACAACAATGAATCTACTATCTTCCTTGGAAGAATGCACCACTGgattgtatttatttctaaataacagaTTCTCAGATGCAATAAATCTCATTCATCCATGGTCTAAAAACAGCATGTACCATTCCCTAATGTATGGTTTCTTTATGGTTGTCAAGGCCATCCTGACTTTTGAGCCACAGGATTTACAGATTGGAATGACAGCTGCAAAGGATGCTTTGAACACCTGTAACAATTtccgaaaaaaaactaaaatgacatTGTCTCATCTAGTAAGTAAACAGGAAATAACGGCTATCACAGAAGAGGAATTGCATGCAGAAGTCTGTTATGCTGAGTGTTTGATCTTGAAATCCTTCATGTCATTTATACAAGATGAGAGCATGCTTGCTTTCCTTAAAAGCGGGATCAGTGTTGGGTCAAGTTACCAAATATACAAAGACTGTCAACAGGTATTAACGCTGATACCTGACAACCACAGCAAAACCCACAAACACCTGGTTGGAGGTATAAAATTTGGACTTGGAGCATTCAATTTGATGTTATCACTTGTGCCACCAAGGACACTTAAACTACTCAATATTGTTGGATATTCTGGTGATAGAGAAGTGGGCTTATCTTTGCTTCATGAGAGTGCATCTGAAACCCACATAAATAATATCGTAAGTCTTTTGACTCTACTCTTTTATTACAATTATATCTATGTAGATTGTGGTGTTGAAAAGGTTTACAATTCTGCTACAGAAGATCTCTTCCTAGTCTACCTCCAGAAATTTCCAAACTCtgtcatatttaaattttttcatgcaCGTTTTAGTATGTTGAAAGGAGATTTTGCAAATGCACGGTTAAAATTACAGGAGTGCATTTTTACTCAGAATGAATGGAAGCAGGTTCATCACCTCTGTTACTGGGAATTCATGTGGTGCCACATTTTACAGCAGGATTGGAGGCAGGCTTACCACTATGCCAATCTACTGTATCAACAAAGCAGATGGTCCAAGGCAATCTACATGTACAGTAAAGCTATCATCCTGGCTTTGCTTCCTTCTGATTTTGTGAAATCAGTAAGTGAGGATATAAACTCTCTCTTCTTAAAAGTGGAAGGCCTGAGAATCAAATTTTTAGGCAGTTCTGTGCCAATAGAAAAGTTTGTTGCGGGGAAGGGTCAGCGCTATGGCACTACAACAGGCTGGTTTACAGCCCAACCCCTTCTGGAGTTCATTTATGCCTGGAGTGGTTTCCGAGTCATGAGCAAAAAAGTTGAGCTTATTTCAAGCTGGCTATCAATAATTGACAGAGGAGAAGATCTTTTACAAGAAAATCCACATAAAGAGTGTGGCACAGATGACAtaagtttattaaatttactGAAAGGTCTATGCCTGAAACACTTAGGCAAATACAAAACGGCTGAGTATTACTTTAATCGTGTCATACAAAAGGAGAAATTGTTAAAATATGACCACTATTTGGTACCATATACTTATTATGAACTGGGAATCTTACACTATCTAAAAGGAGACTATGCCAGAGCAACGAAAAACCTAGACAAAGTAAGAAATTACAAAGACTATTCCATGGAAGCCCAGTTACAGTTTAGGACTCACATAGCCCTTGAACAAATAgctaaagaaaaatga
- the LOC100392366 gene encoding tetratricopeptide repeat protein 39B-like isoform X1: MRHLVVLRGTKELGGNSREATRKELKRLTRQSRAEGYVSMGTPLSPTPQTELSVEEVISIRSGATLIATTSLHFHFRYFSSLSGETNMSLTLSKRKNDQEDKFEDARESIPVATTMNLLSSLEECTTGLYLFLNNRFSDAINLIHPWSKNSMYHSLMYGFFMVVKAILTFEPQDLQIGMTAAKDALNTCNNFRKKTKMTLSHLVSKQEITAITEEELHAEVCYAECLILKSFMSFIQDESMLAFLKSGISVGSSYQIYKDCQQVLTLIPDNHSKTHKHLVGGIKFGLGAFNLMLSLVPPRTLKLLNIVGYSGDREVGLSLLHESASETHINNIVSLLTLLFYYNYIYVDCGVEKVYNSATEDLFLVYLQKFPNSVIFKFFHARFSMLKGDFANARLKLQECIFTQNEWKQVHHLCYWEFMWCHILQQDWRQAYHYANLLYQQSRWSKAIYMYSKAIILALLPSDFVKSVSEDINSLFLKVEGLRIKFLGSSVPIEKFVAGKGQRYGTTTGWFTAQPLLEFIYAWSGFRVMSKKVELISSWLSIIDRGEDLLQENPHKECGTDDISLLNLLKGLCLKHLGKYKTAEYYFNRVIQKEKLLKYDHYLVPYTYYELGILHYLKGDYARATKNLDKVRNYKDYSMEAQLQFRTHIALEQIAKEK, from the coding sequence CAACACCTCAGACTGAGCTTTCTGTGGAAGAAGTGATCTCAATCAGATCAGGAGCTACCCTCATTGCAACCACGTCACTCCACTTCCACTTCAGATATTTCTCATCTCTAAGTGGGGAGACAAATATGTCACTTActctaagtaaaagaaaaaatgatcagGAGGACAAGTTTGAAGATGCCCGTGAAAGTATCCCTGTGGCAACAACAATGAATCTACTATCTTCCTTGGAAGAATGCACCACTGgattgtatttatttctaaataacagaTTCTCAGATGCAATAAATCTCATTCATCCATGGTCTAAAAACAGCATGTACCATTCCCTAATGTATGGTTTCTTTATGGTTGTCAAGGCCATCCTGACTTTTGAGCCACAGGATTTACAGATTGGAATGACAGCTGCAAAGGATGCTTTGAACACCTGTAACAATTtccgaaaaaaaactaaaatgacatTGTCTCATCTAGTAAGTAAACAGGAAATAACGGCTATCACAGAAGAGGAATTGCATGCAGAAGTCTGTTATGCTGAGTGTTTGATCTTGAAATCCTTCATGTCATTTATACAAGATGAGAGCATGCTTGCTTTCCTTAAAAGCGGGATCAGTGTTGGGTCAAGTTACCAAATATACAAAGACTGTCAACAGGTATTAACGCTGATACCTGACAACCACAGCAAAACCCACAAACACCTGGTTGGAGGTATAAAATTTGGACTTGGAGCATTCAATTTGATGTTATCACTTGTGCCACCAAGGACACTTAAACTACTCAATATTGTTGGATATTCTGGTGATAGAGAAGTGGGCTTATCTTTGCTTCATGAGAGTGCATCTGAAACCCACATAAATAATATCGTAAGTCTTTTGACTCTACTCTTTTATTACAATTATATCTATGTAGATTGTGGTGTTGAAAAGGTTTACAATTCTGCTACAGAAGATCTCTTCCTAGTCTACCTCCAGAAATTTCCAAACTCtgtcatatttaaattttttcatgcaCGTTTTAGTATGTTGAAAGGAGATTTTGCAAATGCACGGTTAAAATTACAGGAGTGCATTTTTACTCAGAATGAATGGAAGCAGGTTCATCACCTCTGTTACTGGGAATTCATGTGGTGCCACATTTTACAGCAGGATTGGAGGCAGGCTTACCACTATGCCAATCTACTGTATCAACAAAGCAGATGGTCCAAGGCAATCTACATGTACAGTAAAGCTATCATCCTGGCTTTGCTTCCTTCTGATTTTGTGAAATCAGTAAGTGAGGATATAAACTCTCTCTTCTTAAAAGTGGAAGGCCTGAGAATCAAATTTTTAGGCAGTTCTGTGCCAATAGAAAAGTTTGTTGCGGGGAAGGGTCAGCGCTATGGCACTACAACAGGCTGGTTTACAGCCCAACCCCTTCTGGAGTTCATTTATGCCTGGAGTGGTTTCCGAGTCATGAGCAAAAAAGTTGAGCTTATTTCAAGCTGGCTATCAATAATTGACAGAGGAGAAGATCTTTTACAAGAAAATCCACATAAAGAGTGTGGCACAGATGACAtaagtttattaaatttactGAAAGGTCTATGCCTGAAACACTTAGGCAAATACAAAACGGCTGAGTATTACTTTAATCGTGTCATACAAAAGGAGAAATTGTTAAAATATGACCACTATTTGGTACCATATACTTATTATGAACTGGGAATCTTACACTATCTAAAAGGAGACTATGCCAGAGCAACGAAAAACCTAGACAAAGTAAGAAATTACAAAGACTATTCCATGGAAGCCCAGTTACAGTTTAGGACTCACATAGCCCTTGAACAAATAgctaaagaaaaatga
- the LOC100392366 gene encoding tetratricopeptide repeat protein 39B-like isoform X2, whose protein sequence is MGTPLSPTPQTELSVEEVISIRSGATLIATTSLHFHFRYFSSLSGETNMSLTLSKRKNDQEDKFEDARESIPVATTMNLLSSLEECTTGLYLFLNNRFSDAINLIHPWSKNSMYHSLMYGFFMVVKAILTFEPQDLQIGMTAAKDALNTCNNFRKKTKMTLSHLVSKQEITAITEEELHAEVCYAECLILKSFMSFIQDESMLAFLKSGISVGSSYQIYKDCQQVLTLIPDNHSKTHKHLVGGIKFGLGAFNLMLSLVPPRTLKLLNIVGYSGDREVGLSLLHESASETHINNIVSLLTLLFYYNYIYVDCGVEKVYNSATEDLFLVYLQKFPNSVIFKFFHARFSMLKGDFANARLKLQECIFTQNEWKQVHHLCYWEFMWCHILQQDWRQAYHYANLLYQQSRWSKAIYMYSKAIILALLPSDFVKSVSEDINSLFLKVEGLRIKFLGSSVPIEKFVAGKGQRYGTTTGWFTAQPLLEFIYAWSGFRVMSKKVELISSWLSIIDRGEDLLQENPHKECGTDDISLLNLLKGLCLKHLGKYKTAEYYFNRVIQKEKLLKYDHYLVPYTYYELGILHYLKGDYARATKNLDKTSTLSLRATFLETAVP, encoded by the exons CAACACCTCAGACTGAGCTTTCTGTGGAAGAAGTGATCTCAATCAGATCAGGAGCTACCCTCATTGCAACCACGTCACTCCACTTCCACTTCAGATATTTCTCATCTCTAAGTGGGGAGACAAATATGTCACTTActctaagtaaaagaaaaaatgatcagGAGGACAAGTTTGAAGATGCCCGTGAAAGTATCCCTGTGGCAACAACAATGAATCTACTATCTTCCTTGGAAGAATGCACCACTGgattgtatttatttctaaataacagaTTCTCAGATGCAATAAATCTCATTCATCCATGGTCTAAAAACAGCATGTACCATTCCCTAATGTATGGTTTCTTTATGGTTGTCAAGGCCATCCTGACTTTTGAGCCACAGGATTTACAGATTGGAATGACAGCTGCAAAGGATGCTTTGAACACCTGTAACAATTtccgaaaaaaaactaaaatgacatTGTCTCATCTAGTAAGTAAACAGGAAATAACGGCTATCACAGAAGAGGAATTGCATGCAGAAGTCTGTTATGCTGAGTGTTTGATCTTGAAATCCTTCATGTCATTTATACAAGATGAGAGCATGCTTGCTTTCCTTAAAAGCGGGATCAGTGTTGGGTCAAGTTACCAAATATACAAAGACTGTCAACAGGTATTAACGCTGATACCTGACAACCACAGCAAAACCCACAAACACCTGGTTGGAGGTATAAAATTTGGACTTGGAGCATTCAATTTGATGTTATCACTTGTGCCACCAAGGACACTTAAACTACTCAATATTGTTGGATATTCTGGTGATAGAGAAGTGGGCTTATCTTTGCTTCATGAGAGTGCATCTGAAACCCACATAAATAATATCGTAAGTCTTTTGACTCTACTCTTTTATTACAATTATATCTATGTAGATTGTGGTGTTGAAAAGGTTTACAATTCTGCTACAGAAGATCTCTTCCTAGTCTACCTCCAGAAATTTCCAAACTCtgtcatatttaaattttttcatgcaCGTTTTAGTATGTTGAAAGGAGATTTTGCAAATGCACGGTTAAAATTACAGGAGTGCATTTTTACTCAGAATGAATGGAAGCAGGTTCATCACCTCTGTTACTGGGAATTCATGTGGTGCCACATTTTACAGCAGGATTGGAGGCAGGCTTACCACTATGCCAATCTACTGTATCAACAAAGCAGATGGTCCAAGGCAATCTACATGTACAGTAAAGCTATCATCCTGGCTTTGCTTCCTTCTGATTTTGTGAAATCAGTAAGTGAGGATATAAACTCTCTCTTCTTAAAAGTGGAAGGCCTGAGAATCAAATTTTTAGGCAGTTCTGTGCCAATAGAAAAGTTTGTTGCGGGGAAGGGTCAGCGCTATGGCACTACAACAGGCTGGTTTACAGCCCAACCCCTTCTGGAGTTCATTTATGCCTGGAGTGGTTTCCGAGTCATGAGCAAAAAAGTTGAGCTTATTTCAAGCTGGCTATCAATAATTGACAGAGGAGAAGATCTTTTACAAGAAAATCCACATAAAGAGTGTGGCACAGATGACAtaagtttattaaatttactGAAAGGTCTATGCCTGAAACACTTAGGCAAATACAAAACGGCTGAGTATTACTTTAATCGTGTCATACAAAAGGAGAAATTGTTAAAATATGACCACTATTTGGTACCATATACTTATTATGAACTGGGAATCTTACACTATCTAAAAGGAGACTATGCCAGAGCAACGAAAAACCTAGACAAA acttcaacTCTCAGCCTTAGAGCCACCTTCTTGGAAACTGCTGTGCCATGA